In Melopsittacus undulatus isolate bMelUnd1 chromosome 20, bMelUnd1.mat.Z, whole genome shotgun sequence, a genomic segment contains:
- the NIT1 gene encoding deaminated glutathione amidase, with translation MASRPLVAVAQVTSTPDKEQNWSVCSALVREAAQHGAGLIFLPEGFDFIGLNPEQTLGMAEALDGPLLRRYMELARDLGVWLSLGGFHERGQDWESTQRIYNCHVVLDSMGHLVAAYRKTHLCDVELEGRVSMKESSFTNPGTEIVAPVSTPAGKLGLSICYDLRFPELSLALQRAGAEILTYPSAFTVHTGSAHWEVLLRARAIENQCYVVAAAQTGKNHEHRTSYGHSLVVDPWGAVVAQCREGPGLCYAEIDLEYLHRIRREIPVQSHRRHDLYGTVGLVP, from the exons ATGGCCTCGAGGCCGCTGGTGGCCGTGGCTCAGGTGACCTCCACACCAGACAAGGAGCAGAACTGGTCGGTGTGCTCGGCACTGGTGCGGGAGGCAGCTCAGCACGGGGCCGGCCTCATCTTCCTCCCTGAGGGCTTCGACTTCATCGGCCTCAACCCGGAGCAGACGCTGGGCATGGCCGAGGCGCTGGACGGGCCCCTGCTGCGGCGGTACATGGAGCTGGCCAG GGACCTCGGTGTGTGGTTGTCCTTGGGAGGCTTCCATGAGCGTGGCCAGGACTGGGAGAGCACACAGCGCATCTACAACTGCCATGTGGTGCTGGACTCCATGG GTCACCTGGTGGCCGCATACAGGAAGACCCACCTGTGTGACGTGGAGCTGGAGGGACGCGTGTCCATGAAGGAGAGCAGCTTCACCAACCCCGGCACCGAGATCGTGGCACCGGTCAGCACACCAGCGGGCAAG CTCGGCCTCTCCATCTGCTACGACCTGCGGTTCCCGGAGCTCTCGCTGGCGCTGCAGCGTGCCGGCGCCGAGATCCTCACTTACCCGTCGGCCTTCACCGTGCACACCGGCTCAGCGCACTGGGAG GTTCTGCTGCGCGCCAGGGCCATCGAGAACCAGTGCTACGTGGTGGCAGCCGCCCAGACCGGGAAGAACCACGAGCACCGGACGTCCTATGGCCACTCGCTGGTGGTGGACCCGTGGGGGGCTGTGGTTGCCCAGTGCCGCGAGGGGCCAGGGCTCTGCTATGCCGAGATCGACCTCGAGTACCTGCACCGCATCCGGCGCGAGATCCCGGTGCAGAGCCACCGCCGGCACGACCTCTACGGTACCGTGGGGCTGGTGCCATGA
- the DEDD gene encoding death effector domain-containing protein, which translates to MAALKRSRAQAWPEERGDREHGLYSLHRMFDIVGTHLTHRDVRVLSFLFVDVIDDYERGMIRSGRDFLLALERQGRCDETNFRQVLQLLRIITRHDLLPYVTLKRRRAVCPDLVDKYLEETSIRYVTPRAHSDVEHGLGHPQKSVPPHHPVVCCSAAGPQICTKRPGRSRTLLGSQRKRRKSATPDPKEKQTCDIRLRVRAEYCQHETALQGNVFSNKQDPLERQFERFNQANTILKSRDLGSIICDIKFSELTYLDAFWRDYINGSLLEALKGVFITDSLKQAVGHEAIKLLVNVDEEDYEVGRQKLLRNLMLQTAP; encoded by the exons ATGGCCGCCCTCAAGCGCAGCCGAGCGCAGGCCTGGCCGGAGGAGCGCGGCGACCGCGAGCACGGGCTCTACAGCCTGCACCGCATGTTCGACATCGTGGGCACGCACCTGACGCACCGCGACGTGCGcgtcctctccttcctcttcgTGGACGTCATCGACGACTACGAGCGGGGCATGATCCGCAGCGGGAGGGATTTCCTGCTGGCGCTGGAGCGCCAGGGCCGCTGCGACGAGACCAACTTCCGCCaggtcctgcagctgctgcGCATCATCACCCGCCACGACCTGCTGCCATACGTCACCCTCAAGCGCCGGCGCGCCG tgtgTCCGGACCTGGTGGATAAGTACCTGGAGGAGACGTCCATCCGCTACGTGACACCGCGAGCGCACAGCGACGTGGAGCACGGCCTCGGCCACCCCCAGAAATCAG TGCCTCCCCACCACCCCGTGGTCTGCTGCTCCGCGGCAGGACCCCAGATCTGTACCAAGAGGCCTGGGCGCAGCAGGACCCTCCTGGGCAGCCAGCGCAAGAGGAGGAAGTCGGCGACGCCAGACCCCAAGGAGAAGCAGACCTGTG ACATCCGCCTGCGCGTGCGAGCCGAGTACTGCCAGCACGAGACGGCGCTGCAGGGCAACGTCTTCTCCAACAAGCAGGACCCTTTGGAGCGGCAGTTCGAGCGCTTCAACCAGGCCAACACCATCCTCAAGTCCCGGGACCTGGGCTCCATCATCTGTGACATAAAGTTCTCAGAGCTCACCTACCTCGACGCCTTCTGGCGCGATTACATCAACGGCTCCTTGCTGGAAGCCCTCAAGGGCGTCTTCATCACGGACTCGCTCAAACAAGCCGTGGGCCACGAAGCCATCAAACTGCTGGTCAATGTGGACGAGGAGGATTACGAGGTCGGGCGCCAGAAACTCCTGAGGAACTTGATGCTGCAAACGGCTCCTTGA
- the LOC117437239 gene encoding V-type proton ATPase catalytic subunit A-like codes for MGVLGDGRCSQGRVRPPHLPQAWPKWGPPPAVGMNEDGGDGPQKTGVRVLVGDMVVLRGGGTRQGRCHCASAEAGACQCVLTQGTALLTVHSPRLQRHRHRARPVPCSHRPHITPVPLGLLEDTMEGTRASRLDEAERESLMGSVHGVSGPVVTASRMAGAAMYELVRVGHAELVGEIIRLEGDMATLQVYEETSGVQVGDPVLRTGKPLSVELGPGILGSIFDGIQRPLRDIAELTHSIYIPRGTNVPSLARHLEWDFAPSRDIRVGSHLTGGDIYGTVAENSLLQHRIMVPPRSRGTVTYIAPPGHYRVSDVVLELDFQGSKEELTMLQVWPVRQTRPVAEKLPANHPLLTGQRVLDALFPCVQGGTTAIPGAFGCGKTVISQSLSKYSNSDVIVYVGCGERGNEMSEVLRDFPELTMEVDGRTETIMKRTTLVANTSNMPVAAREASIYTGITLSEYFRDMGYNVSMMADSTSRWAEALREISGRLAEMPADSGYPAYLGARLASFYERAGRVRCLGNPPRQGSVSIIGAVSPPGGDFSDPVTSATLGIVQVFWGLDKKLAQRKHFPSVNWLISYSRYLRALEPHYERLHPELPALRNRAREILQEEEELAEIVQLVGKASLAEADKVTLEVAKLLKDDFLQQNGYSSYDRFCPFYKTVGMLQNMVTFYELARHAVEATAPGEHRITWASIRESLGDILYKLSAMKFKDPVKDGEANITAAFAQLNEEMQAAFHNLED; via the exons atgggggtgtTGGGGGACGGGAGGTGCAGCCAGGGTAGGGTCAGacccccccatttaccccaAGCGTGGCCAAAGTGGGGACCCCCCCCAGCAGTGGGGATGAAtgaggatgggggggatggACCCCAAAAGACAGGGGTAAGGGTGCTGGTGGGGGATATGGTGGTGCTGAGAGGTGGTGGCACCAGGCAGGGACGGTGTCACTGTGCCTCTGCTGAAGCCGGTGCGTGCCAGTGCGTGCTGACACAGGGCACGGCACTGTTGACTGTACACAGCCCCCGCCTGCAGCGTCACCGGCACCGGGCCCGGCCGGTTCCCTGCAGCCACCGGCCCCATATAACACCGGTGCCATTGGGGCTGTTGGAGGACACCATGGAGGGGACCAGGGCATCGCGGCTGGATGAGGCTGAACGGGAGAGCCTGATGGGCTCCGTCCATGGCGTTTCAGGGCCTG TGGTGACAGCCTCACGCATGGCCGGAGCTGCCATGTACGAGCTGGTGCGTGTGGGGCACGCGGAGCTGGTGGGGGAGATCATCCGGTTGGAGGGGGACATGGCCACGCTCCAGGTCTATGAGGAGACCT CGGGGGTGCAGGTGGGGGACCCGGTGCTGCGCACGGGGAAGCCGCTCTCGGTGGAGCTGGGCCCCGGCATCCTCGGCTCCATCTTCGACGGGATCCAGCGCCCGCTGCGGGACATTGCGGAGCTCACGCACAGCATCTACATCCCCCGGGGCACCAACGTCCCGTCGCTCGCCCGTCACCTCGAATGGGACTTTGCCCCTAGCAGGGACATCCGG GTCGGGAGCCACCTCACCGGTGGTGACATCTACGGGACGGTGGCCGAGAACTCGCTCCTCCAGCACCGGATCATGGTGCCCCCGCGCAGCCGGGGCACCGTCACATACATCGCCCCCCCCGGGCACTACCGGGTCTCG GATGTGGTGCTGGAGTTGGACTTCCAGGGCTCCAAGGAGGAGCTGACGATGCTGCAGGTCTGGCCCGTGCGCCAGACCCGGCCCGTGGCCGAGAAGCTGCCGGCGAATCACCCGCTGCTGACGGGACAACGGGTGCTCGATGCGCTGTTCCC gtgTGTCCAGGGCGGCACCACAGCCATCCCAGGAGCCTTCGGCTGTGGCAAAACCGTCATCTCCCAGTCCTTGTCCAAGTATTCCAACAGCGACGTCATTGTCTATGTGGGCTGCGGTGAGCGTGGCAATGAGATGTCCGAGGTCCTGCGGGACTTCCCCGAG CTCACCATGGAGGTGGATGGGAGGACAGAGACCATCATGAAGCGCACGACGCTGGTGGCCAACACCTCCAACATGCCGGTGGCCGCGCGTGAGGCCTCCATCTACACGG GCATCACACTGTCCGAGTACTTCCGCGACATGGGCTACAATGTCAGCATGATGGCCGACTCCACGTCCCGCTGGGCCGAGGCCCTGCGCGAGATCTCGGGGCGCTTGGCGGAGATGCCGGCGG ACAGTGGTTACCCCGCGTACCTCGGTGCTCGTCTCGCATCCTTCTATGAGCGCGCGGGGCGCGTGCGGTGCCTCGGGAACCCCCCCCGCCAGGGCAGCGTCAGCATCATCGGAGC GGTGTCCCCCCCCGGAGGGGACTTCTCTGACCCCGTCACCTCGGCCACGTTGGGCATCGTGCAA GTGTTCTGGGGGCTGGACAAGAAGCTGGCTCAGCGCAAGCACTTCCCGTCCGTGAACTGGCTCATCAGCTACAGCCGGTACCTGCGGGCGCTGGAGCCGCACTACGAGCGGCTGCACCCGGAGCTGCCGGCGCTGCGCAACCGGGCACGGGAGatcctgcaggaggaggaggagctggcgGAGATCGTGCAGCTCGTGGGGAAG GCATCCCTGGCTGAGGCTGACAAAGTGACACTGGAGGTGGCCAAGCTGCTCAAGGATGACTTCCTGCAGCAGAACGGTTACTCCTCATATGACAG GTTCTGCCCCTTCTACAAGACCGTGGGGATGCTGCAGAACATGGTGACGTTCTACGAGCTGGCACGACACGCGGTGGAGGCCACGGCACCGGGCGAGCACCGCATCACCTGGGCCAGCATCCGCGAGAGCCTCGGGGACATCCTCTACAAGCTCAGCGCCATGAAGTTCAAG
- the PFDN2 gene encoding prefoldin subunit 2 — MADSGKGRPAAGGGKAPTAEQVVARFNRLRQEQRGLASKAAELEMELNEHSLVIETLRDVDPTRKCYRMVGGVLVERTVKEVLPALESNKEQISKIISSLNQQLQAKGRELNEFREQHQIRLVGEDEPRQPPGDGTGAAAAKGGSAGVLVS; from the exons ATGGCGGACAGCGGCAAGGGGCggccggcggcgggcggggggaAGGCGCCCACCGCGGAGCAG GTCGTGGCTCGGTTCAACCGGTTGCGGCAGGAGCAGCGCGGCCTGGCCTCGAAGGCGGCGGAGCTGGAGATGGAGCTGAACGAGCACAG CCTCGTGATTGAGACCCTGCGGGACGTGGACCCGACCCGGAAGTGTTACCGGATGGTTGGGGGCGTCCTCGTGGAGCGCACGGTGAAGGAGGTGCTGCCGGCGCTGGAGAGCAACAAGGAGCAG aTCAGCAAAATCATCTCCTCACTGAACCAGCAGCTTCAGGCCAAGGGCCGGGAGCTGAACGAGTTCCGGGAGCAGCACCAGATCCGCCTGGTGGGGGAGGATGAGCCCCGGCAGCCCCCCGGTGACGGCACCGGCGCGGCCGCGGCCAAGGGCGGCTCTGCCGGGGTCCTGGTCTCATAG